In a genomic window of Streptomyces sp. SJL17-4:
- a CDS encoding VOC family protein, whose amino-acid sequence MTVQPIPEGYPRVTPYLCIDGAAAGIDFYTAVLGAEERMRMPAPGGKIGHAELALGNAVIMLADEFPDIGFRSPKAIGGTPVTLHVYVADVDAVFARALAQGAKELSAVKDEFYGDRTGQFEDPFGHRWSVASHIEDVPAEEMGKRAKEAMESRTPGANGG is encoded by the coding sequence GTGACCGTACAACCCATCCCCGAGGGGTACCCGCGGGTCACGCCGTACCTCTGTATCGACGGAGCCGCGGCCGGGATCGACTTCTACACGGCCGTGCTCGGCGCCGAGGAGCGCATGAGGATGCCGGCCCCGGGCGGCAAGATCGGCCACGCGGAGCTGGCCCTCGGGAACGCGGTCATCATGCTCGCGGACGAGTTCCCGGACATCGGGTTCCGCTCCCCCAAGGCGATCGGCGGCACGCCGGTCACCCTGCACGTGTACGTGGCGGACGTCGACGCGGTCTTCGCCAGGGCGCTCGCCCAGGGCGCGAAGGAGCTGTCGGCGGTCAAGGACGAGTTCTACGGCGACCGCACCGGCCAGTTCGAGGACCCCTTCGGGCACCGCTGGAGCGTCGCCTCGCACATCGAGGACGTCCCGGCCGAGGAGATGGGCAAGCGGGCCAAGGAGGCGATGGAGTCCAGGACTCCCGGGGCGAACGGCGGCTGA